GTCAACTTTAGGGCCATCTCTGTATTTTAACATTCTAGAAGCTTCTACCACTGGTTGCTCCTCATTGGCCACcattttggggggtggggcagggcataGCTTCCTCTTTCATTCCTTGATGTCCCTTGGTGTTGTTCCCTTGAAAGGCCTAAACTCCATTCTGGGAAGGAAAGAGCAGATGTCAGGTCATTTGGGACTAAAGGCTTGAACTGGCTGTTCTCTGGGGTTCCCTCCTGGGACAGCCCACCTCAGTCCACAGCTGGCTGTGCTGGTGAGACTGCTTGGGGCCTAATTCCTCtcttcccctgcctcctgccccatttatatttttttacatttaaaatctctcagtcatgtccaactctttgaaaccccatggactctacagtccatggacttctccagaccaaaatactggagtgggtagcctttgccttctccaggggatcttcccaacccagtggttGGCAACTCCAGCCCCAGACCAACAGGCCCCTTTGCAGGAGGCTCCTGGGCAGAGTTCACCAGGGCCCCCAGgcacctcctcctccccacctcccaggacTCTGACACGTCTCTGGGCCCCATTCCTCGACTCTGGAGATCATGGGTTTAGTAGTCAAAAAAACCCAACCCTCTGAAATAAGCATGAATCAATTTTATAATAGAAgtgaggtggggtgggtggaATAAACCAAAATTCACCCAAATAAGTCAGATTAAAGGCACAGAAGATCTCAGACAAGGAGGGACAGTCTTCCCCACTGTGTCGTGAGCTCCCCAGAGCCCAGGACCGCATCCTGACCACATTGGTGGCACCCTCGGGGTGAAGCCTggtgtcagattctttaccactgagccccctgggaagcccaccggaccaccagggaagtccaaagcgTGACATCTTTATCCACCTCCCCTTAGGACTCTCTCCAAACCTCTCAGCACACGCTGCCCTCTAGTCTCTCCCAGCCCCCCAGTCCCTCTAAGCATCCCCTGCTGACCCATCTAAGCTTTGCTAATTGTGCTCCCTGCAGCCCTCAAGTCCCACAAAACCAAGAAGCCCCGCTGTAACCACACTGGGCTAGTTTCTCAGCAGCTTTATTGAGAAGTGAGAGGTAGCATCACTTTCCACTGGACATGTATCCACAGGTCTGTACAAGAACTGCTttgggacagacagacagacagggggcagggcagggcaggtgtCAGTGGTGGGGCGGGGGCACCAGGGGCAACTCAGCCCCCCAACGGGACGGGCATCTCCTCCTGCGCGGGGAGGGCGGGGGCCTGGCTCTCTTTCTCCTTGAGGGTGTTGAAGAAGCTGCTGACCTTGTCCCTCAGATCCTTCTCCAGGAAACTCAGGTGATCTTCCACGTCCCCCGCCAGGGGGCCCAGCTTCTGCCTGAGCGTGTCCAGCTGCTGCACCATGGCTTTGTTGAAGGTCTCGCCGTAGGGCCCCACGGTGCGGCGGAAGTCCTCCACCTGCTGGTCCAGGCGGCTGCTCAGCTCGGCCAGTGACTTCTGCAGGTCCTCGGCATTGCCCAGCTGACTTCCACGCACGCTGTTGACCAGGGGCACTAGCCCCTGCCGTAGCTCCTCGGCTTTGGCTGAGATCTTGGCCTTTAGCTCCTCGGCATGCTTCTTCATCTGAAAGGCCAGGCCCTCCAGCTGGTGGTTGAGCTTCCCCTGGACGTCCTGAGCATAAGGGGCCAGGCTGCGGCGCAGTTCCTCCACGTTCTCCTCGATCTTGGTCTGGAGCTGGTCCGCGTAGGGCGTCAGGCGCCCCTTGAGCTCTTCCACGCGCTGGTTGACCGTGGCCTGGAGCTCCTCGGCGTAGGGCGCCAGCGAGGCCTGCAGCTGGTCCAGGTTCTGCCGCATCACCTTCTCCATGCGCTCCGCATAGGGCGTCAGCTGGCGCCGCAGCTGCTGTGCCTGGGTGTCGACCTGGGTGCGCAGCTCCTCTGCGTATGGTCCCAGGCGCTGCTGTAGCTCGCGCACGTTGTCCCCGATCTTCTGGCTCACCTCCGTGGCGTGGGGCAGCAGCCGGGCCCGCAGGTCCTCCAGCTCCTTCCGAATCTCCTCCTTCAGCTTCTCGGAGTCCTTGGTCAGCCGTTCATGCAGTTCCGTGGCAAAGGGCACCAGCTTCTTCTGCAGGTCGTCCGTGTAGGTGCTCACTTCCCCAAGTTTATCTTGGAAGAGGGTGCTGCGGGGAAAGGACGCAAGGGGGCCACCGTGAGGCTTGGCATTcctgcctgcgtgctaagtcgcttcggtcctgtccgactctgcgaccccgggactgtaagcccgccaggctcctccactgcGACCTTAGCTCCTTACATACCACTCACCTTCCACACACCTGCCTAAGACAGGTGAGCGTGCAGGGTACTGAATTCACCCATCTTATCCCCATGACTTTCCCTATGGTGGATGGTGATTTAAGCAAATTGATGTAATCGACTAAGGTAATACATTGACCTTGTACCTCTGGATCTCCCCTGGAGCTTGAGTCACAGTATCAATTAATACCTATCATGTGAGCTGGAGCAGTGGGCTTGCctctccttatctgtaaagtagaAAGACTGAACTTTGAGGTCCTTCTCAGCCCAGGTGTGCTGTGACAGAGATCACTTGTGATGTTCTGGACCTCTTTTAGCATCTTCTAGTCACATGGGATGCTGGTTTCCCTGCCGTGTGGACACCCCCAGAGGCTTCCCAAATATCCtcacccctccccttcccatgATTTCACAGAGGCCTGTCCTGGAATGTATTAGAAGCCAGCTCACATGACattctttccctccctttcttctggGAGCCTCAGTGCTAAGATGTGGCCATTTATTACACTCTGGAAAGTTAAagtgggaaattccctggtggcccagtgtttaggactcagcAGTTTCAGggcgggggtttgatccctggtcagggaacaagatcccacaagccacagggcatgacaaaaagaaaaaaagaaaagttagagCAGGGATTATTCAGTCCAGCCTTCCTTATTTGCAAACATGGATCCCAGGATCCAAGTCTGGAGAGCTCTGGTCACCCAGTGACTTGATGGCAGGGCAGTGGGTATCCTAAGCTCAGGTCTCCTGCCTCCGAGTCCAGCCCTTGCCCACACGTTGCATGGTCTTTAAGAAGCCCTTCCTGCAAGCTCTGCCCCTCTTACTTGAGCTGCTGGGTGAGCTCAGACTTCTGGATATGTTCCACCGCCTTCTTGGCATTGTTGCCCAGCTGGCTGAAGTAGTCCCAAATCACGGTGGCCACCTGGTCGGCATTGACCTCCGCCTCGGCTCCTGGGTGGGAAACAGCAAATTCATGAACACCGTCTCCTTCCTtgcccccctgccccagccctgagcTGCAGACTGGATGTCGGGGGCGGGGCACAGCcactgatttttctctctgtgtttggCTAGTTAGAAGCCACAGGGGTAGGTAAAGCTGGGGTAGCACCCATGCCAGGGAGCCCAGCACTGTGAATGGACAGCACTCCTAAGAGCTGAGTGGCAGCTGGGGAACCACCTGCCTCCAGCTGTGGGCTGACAGGCACTCGGAACTGTCCTCTTGCCCTGGCCCCAGACTCGCCACCCTTCGTGCCTGACGCAGCAGATGGGTCCTGCCTAACAGTGCCATCTGAAGGCAGCTCCTACTCACCGGTGACAGCCACCAGGGCCAGGCTCAGGACCACAGCCTTCAGAAACATCCTGGGCTCCTCGCTGGGCTGGGAGAGTCTCTTACTGCACCAGATCCTTCCTGGATTCAGAGGGGCCAGAGGAGAGGGTCTCAGGCAGCTCACTGTACTGCTGTGGAACTGACTGAAGCTCAGAACCAGTCAGACATTTAAATCCTCACTGGGctgccctccccaccttcctccccagtgTGACTCCACGCTGGAAGGTGACACATTCCCAGGAGGCCTCTTGGACTTTTGTGACCCTTGGACAACGTGGAAGCTGATGGCAGACTGGGGCTCAGGCAGCGTTCAGAAGCAGCTGTTCTGATCGTGTGCCCCGCCCATCGTGGAAGGGGCCGTGAGCCAAGGGAGGAATGAGGCTGAGGGAACACCTGAGCTCGGGACTGATAAACAGAAGCCCTGTGGCCGCTCCGGGTCTATGCTCGGCTTGGGGAGGGGGGCAAAGTTCACAGTTCCTctgtctgccccagtgaggaggGGCCCCCACTCCCACATCCCCCAACCCTGACTCCATCTCAGAGCACCAGGCTCTGGACTGGGACACCCAGGGCCACAGATGGGATAATGAGACAAGATCTAGGGTTCTGGTCAAGGTGAGCCCGGGAGGAGGCGACCCCTGCAAGCCTGGGTGGAGTGGAGGGAGATCCTGTGCTAAAGGTATTAATTGTAAGTGTGCTGCATGTCCCACCATTGCCAAATGTGTCACCTTGGTCTAGTGATTCAACTTGGCCCAGCTCTGgcctcattttctcctttaaaaatggGATTGTTGGGTGTATTAAATGAGATATTACTGGTGAAATGAGCAGTATCGTGCCTGGCAGAGTAAGCACTAAAAAATAGCCATTACTGTTGTTAATAAGAATATTAACTATTTTCTGGATTTGGACCAAGCAAGGAGTACAGTAGCATGCTTGCTGCTCCAATGAGAGTGGCAGAGGGAGACCCCACCCTCTGGGGGGCATCAGGCAGGCACAATGCAGGGTGAGGGGCAGACTGGCCCGAGGTCTGATTCCTGCCCACCTCCTCCCTGGACGGGAGCAGTCAGCTTGTGATGAATCACAAGACCTGAGGCTCTCAGGGAGCGTCTcatcaggagacagggaaggggggtggtggtggcatccacatcttcttcttggacttCCAACGTCCTCTGCAAGTGAGGTCATACACAGAAAGACATCCACCAAGAAGGCGGTGCATCCTGACCAGTTTGTGCCCCTCTGCCGGACCACACAGATCACCTTGAGTGACAAGGAGATGACATCCATCATATTGCACTGTTGGCTGCCCTCCATGAATGCCATGCCCCGCACGTGGGTGGGCTTCTGTAACCTGCCACTGGAAGAGTCCACAGCTGGGCTGATCCTGACTTCCCGTGTCTCCACTGTTTCATAGACCAGGAGTGACTTGATGTCTCTTGGGGTTGAAGATAGCTAAAAGGCCTTCCAGTGCTTGTATCCCTTCTGTAGAATCCCCACTACCTGGCAGTGTCCCACCGCACCGATCGCCACCCCCAGCGTCAGGGAGCTCCTCCTTCCAGGAGCAGCCTGGGCCATCTTGCAGTAGTTTATGAAGGCTTCTGATGCTGGAGTTGGACTCCTTGGCTTTGCATGTGGGCTCCGCACATACTGACTGGGTGACCTCGGCCAagtcccttaacctctctgagccccgtGTGCCTCAGTAGGGCATAAAACAGTGCATGCCTTCTGGGCTTCAGGGGGTCAGGGAGATAATCTGAGTAATGCTGGGAGACATGCCTAGCCCACAGTCAGCACTCATCAAGCACGAGCCATGTTTTGCCCCTGAAGACTTCACTGCACTGCGACACTCCCAAATCAGGCAGAGTCCTGCCTAGGTTGGGAGCAAAGGTAGTCCGCTCACCTCTGGCCTCATCCCTTTCCCCCTCAATGGGCCAGAGGTGAGCAGGCAACGAGTCACCAAGGACTCTCAGTTGAGTTTGCCCTCACTGAATGGGagcatgtgtttttgttttttggccacaatgtgtggcatgcaggatcttaattccccaaccagagctcaaacttgcaccccctgcagtggaagtgtgcagTCTTATCCACAGGACAGCTGGGAAAGTACCAGAGAGCATGCTGTGTATCAGTCTGTGAACAGATTAGTTCTGGGCGGTGGGAGAGAATGAGAGGCCCCTGTGCCCTGTCTTAGATTGTTTGAGCTGCTGATGGAAAGGACGTGAGTGCCAGCAGCTCCAGCAGACCCTGGCCCTATGAGTCAGGGCACGGCCACATGGGTGGGCGCAAAGGGCTGTGTGACGTTGGGTGAACCATATCCCTTTCTGAGCCTCCATCTCCTTATCTGTACAACAGACAGACCTAATGGTCAATGAGGTAATGAGGCTGAGAGTCTAGCATCACTTATGGCCACCTCCTGCCCCATcaacagagatcaaacccgtgggCAGCCCGAGCCCAGAAGCAGGAGGGAACGACTCAGGCCCAGCCAGGGACGGGCAAATCACACGGACACAGGTGCCCATGTTTGCTCCACGCTGGCCGTCCACCCAGGGCAGAGCTCAAAGGGGGTGgctcctgggtgggaagatctgggtgAGACACTAGGAGGAACTTCCAGTGCAGAAGGCCATGGTGAACCAGGGCCTCTGGCTGGAAGGGCTGAGTCAGCGCTGCCCAGTCCAGCCTTGTGGCAGGGGCATGGGTCACAGAGGCTCATAAGCTAAGCCTCACTCGCACACAAGTGGAAGCAGAGAGATTTAGTTTAACCCTAGAGGACCATTTTTGGCCCCAGCTGGTCAGATgttctccttcctgcccctcctccctgcccgtTACCAGGTATGGGGGCCACGGCTGGAGCAGCGTCCTCATCCCAGGGGAGCTatgctggagggagggagagaagaagggaaggagaggcagcTTAGGCTGGGCCACTGATCAGACCCTTCCTCAGATTGCCCTACTGAGACCCACCTGGAGCTCCTGGAAGGGGCACAGGCACACAGAGGCCAAGCCCTTGGAATGAGATAAGGTCCCAGGCCCCAGGGCATGTCTCAACCCAGCTGCAGAGGCCCACACTCTCCTGTTCTCTACCCAGCTTGACACCACACCACTGGGTCTCTCTGCCCACATCTTCTGACCTCCCTGGGCTCACCAGCCCATTGCCACGCAGGAGAGAGAGGGCGGCCTCCTCCAGAGGCTCCACACACATGGAAGGAGAGTTGGAGGAACCAGGGCCAAGGGCTCCAGCCAGTCCAACCCAGCATGCCCCAGCCTAGCCTGGAATCTGGATTCCCACTGTGACCCTCACTTCTGGGGAGAAGGAACAGATCAGAACGAAGAGGGAAGTGGACACGGCTGCCCTCTACCTTCCCCAAAGTCCAAATTCTTCAGGACCTCCCAAtcaccttcctctcctccccaccccatcaccaCAGTCTGTGCTCAGGAAGAGACTGAAACTGATGCACTCTGAGTGCCTGATAAACCTCCAAGGGTCTCATCTCTGCCTGCGGTTTGGTCCAGTGTGCATATTAGAAGACCTGGATTCTGGCTCCCAACTCTGCCGTGGATGGAATATGGGCACCTGGGTATGTCTCCTGCCCTGCCTTAGGTTTCTACctataaaatggggttaataatgTCTGTGGtgggctgtgcttagttgctcagtcatgtctgactctttgcaaccccatgaactgcaacttgccaggctcctttgtccatggggattttccaggcaagaatactagagtgggttgccatgccctcctccaggggatctcctcaacccaggcatcaaatccaggtctcccacattgcaggcagactatttaccatctgagccaccagggaagcctgtgaataCTAGAGCAGATAGCCTATCTCCTcaagggaatctttccaacccaggaatcaaactgaggtctcctgtattgcaggcagattttttaccagctgaactaccagcgGAGCCCTAATAATGTCTACTTCGCAGGaatcatttgcattttaacagaTAACCATGTCTAAGTGAAAGGAATAAATCTCTAAGGAGAAATTTCAAGTTTCAGCCacagataaagaattctgaaggtAGAGCTAGGTCACTTTCTTGGGCCTCTGACTTCCCACGGTGGGTTTAGTTGCTTCTTCCTGGTAAGATGGCCACCTGCCAAAAGCCCTAAGTCTACATTGgaggctcctcctgccttcagactaCGCTGTCTAAGGAAAGACAAGTGTTtgggagaaaggaggagagattTATCTGGCCCCCTTCATGGACCAGCTGCTTTTACATATCTCTTATATTTCACCACAATTCTGGAGTATCAGTGTtctagccccattttacagaggagaataTTGAGGCACTGAGATGTTAGATCTGTGGCTCTGGGTCATATCTGTAGGTGCCAAAGGCACCATTTAAATCTAGAATTTCCTGGCTCTGAGACCTCACTGGAAGACAGAGCTCCCTAATGCTGCCTCCAGGCTGCAGCTCCTGGTGTGAGCCCGAAGGACACTTCACCGCAGGCAGAGGCCGGGCATCTCCTGGACAGCTGACTGGCCCCTCTCTCCACTACACCAGCCTCACCACAGCCTTGGTTGCCTCCCCAGCCACAGGACTATGAGGCCTGGTATTTCTAAGCTGAGGAAGTTGAGGTCTGAGATCGAGAGGTACTCAGCGCTGGCCTCAGTCCCAGCTGCACAGTCTGCCCCCTGGGGACGTTATCAGTGAGTCCAGAGGGCAAGATGAGGAGACGGTGTGGTAAAACAAAGGCCTTGCGCTCAGCAGCCTTTGACCATCTCCCACCATCTCCTGTAAGAGAGGGATCAGCTCAGGAAATTTCTGGGTCAGCTGCACTCGGGACTGAAGCCCAGAGACGGAgatcctggggagggggctgtgggcACTCAACTGTGTCCCACCTCTGCACAAGCCCCTGCCCACATGCCTTCTGAGACTTCACTCTAGACACCCCCGCCCAGCCAGCTGAGTTGTGTCCAGTCTGAAGAAGCCAATCCCCCTCTCACATTACCCCCACTTTGCAAGCTATTGTCAGGGCTTAAAGTAGGGAAGGACCTGGAAACCAAGGGCAAAGGGATGGATGAGGTTTGTCCCCCAATCTGTTCACCCAACTCACCAGCCTCTCCCTGGGGAACCAGGCTGCTCAGAAATGGGGTAACCCCAGGTCCAAGCCATAGGGGTAGCAGAGAGCCAGGTGGGCACCCTCAGCTTTCTAGAGATTTCCCAACTCCTAGCGGGCCTGGGTGCCTCTGGCTACCCTCTGTCAGGGCCTGGTCTAGATTGATCAGCAGGTGACCTTTGCCCAGCTGCCTGGGCCCTCACGCTGCCCTGTGTCCTGGGGATAATATAAAACAGGTCTGAACCCTCTTGCCTGCGTACACAGTTCATCCCAAGAAGCAGCCGCTCCAGGTAAGGCTCCCTGGGGGTTTGAGGGATAAGGAGAGCAGGATGGGGAGGGGCCGGTGGGGTTCTGTGCCCAGCCCAGCCAGCGAAGCCTGGAGAAGCACTTGTAGAGCTGAGGAAGCCTTAAGGCTTGATGGATGGGGAGACCGAGGTCCCTAGGGGAAGGTCACTTGCCCAAAGCTACACAGAGCCTAGTGGTGGAGCTGGGACTGCCACTGGCTCCATTTTCTGCTCACTCT
Above is a genomic segment from Bos javanicus breed banteng chromosome 15, ARS-OSU_banteng_1.0, whole genome shotgun sequence containing:
- the APOA4 gene encoding apolipoprotein A-IV isoform X1, producing MYHCAHFTGRIWCSKRLSQPSEEPRMFLKAVVLSLALVAVTGAEAEVNADQVATVIWDYFSQLGNNAKKAVEHIQKSELTQQLNTLFQDKLGEVSTYTDDLQKKLVPFATELHERLTKDSEKLKEEIRKELEDLRARLLPHATEVSQKIGDNVRELQQRLGPYAEELRTQVDTQAQQLRRQLTPYAERMEKVMRQNLDQLQASLAPYAEELQATVNQRVEELKGRLTPYADQLQTKIEENVEELRRSLAPYAQDVQGKLNHQLEGLAFQMKKHAEELKAKISAKAEELRQGLVPLVNSVRGSQLGNAEDLQKSLAELSSRLDQQVEDFRRTVGPYGETFNKAMVQQLDTLRQKLGPLAGDVEDHLSFLEKDLRDKVSSFFNTLKEKESQAPALPAQEEMPVPLGG
- the APOA4 gene encoding apolipoprotein A-IV isoform X2, which gives rise to MFLKAVVLSLALVAVTGAEAEVNADQVATVIWDYFSQLGNNAKKAVEHIQKSELTQQLNTLFQDKLGEVSTYTDDLQKKLVPFATELHERLTKDSEKLKEEIRKELEDLRARLLPHATEVSQKIGDNVRELQQRLGPYAEELRTQVDTQAQQLRRQLTPYAERMEKVMRQNLDQLQASLAPYAEELQATVNQRVEELKGRLTPYADQLQTKIEENVEELRRSLAPYAQDVQGKLNHQLEGLAFQMKKHAEELKAKISAKAEELRQGLVPLVNSVRGSQLGNAEDLQKSLAELSSRLDQQVEDFRRTVGPYGETFNKAMVQQLDTLRQKLGPLAGDVEDHLSFLEKDLRDKVSSFFNTLKEKESQAPALPAQEEMPVPLGG